The stretch of DNA TCTTTCCCATGTGGGGTAGGGATGTCCTTTTGTTTTCACTTTCACTAAAACTATAGTGACTTCTGCTTGCTGTTTGAAGTTTGAACAAGAGGGACCCTAATTGACTAATTCATATCAAATAACGGTAATGTTGCCCAGTATTGAAAATAACATTTATGTAGTTAGGTAACATTCTCCTTGATAAGAAAAGGCAAAATGATAAAATGAAGGTGAACCTGgtttaattaataattcatttattactataaaacaTTATGTTTATACTTTATATCATTATTCAATAACAGTAGGTACGAATTTATTGGCGAAATTTTCCTTGTGGCTGcaatcatcatcaaacaaaatTGAATTCATAGTAAAATGAAAACATACATTCAACTCTTCAAGCAGCATCAGTATAAACACTGTTCCTAATCTAATTAAGAAGGTAGTTAAGTTACATATATGTCTGTCAAATGAAAGGACCAAATAATGGAGGAAATTTACTTAGGCTGTGTGCCCCTCCTtggtgataaattttttttctagttaCAACTTACAAATACATCAGAGGGGCACTCACAATTTTCCAACATATTTCAAGGAACCAGCTTATAAAATAAGGAATCCCCAGATCACTGCaacaatatgaataaaaataacttCTTAGTTCTCACATCATTATGCTGTCAATCAATGTAATAATTAGGAGCCACGGCTAAAATTCGATCATTTCTAGATACGTGCTCTGGAGCCGCACCTTCTGCTGCTTCTTGCATCCCATCATCCAGCACTATCAAATAGCCCTCTCTTCGGATTAAACTCTGCAGTACGTGTTTTACATAGTTAACGCGCCACATCCATGTCCAGAATAATTGTGTTTTTGTTTGAAAGCAAAGTAAATGTAATTCTTGGAAGGGTGTAGACAAATGTATACCTCTATAATAGCTTTGAGTCTGGAAAGTTCTGCTTTAACCTCCTCCATAGAACTGTAAGcgtttttctcattttgttgGTCTACATACCATTGAATCAAATCTCGTTGCCTTATTCCAGCCAACCCAGTTCCTGCAACATTCACAAGTAGCATAAATTTCATTTCAGTATAATATACTGTTACATTGGACACCATATAAAGGCTAGTTATATTCATAGCAACAGTTTCTTTGTACAAATAACTATTAGATGTAGAGCAGACAAAGGCACTCAGCGCTTCAGAACTTAATTGAAAGGTATACAGTTCCTTTACCGGAGCCTAATCGATTGAAGTAAATATTCAATAACAAACAGCAAGTATTTCAAGTGGCACCTTGTTGCAGAACAGTTTCTTCGTGCTGTCTAAGATGCATGATGAGTGCCCTGGTCACTCTCTGAAAGTATTCATCACTTATGATTAGTTTCTTCGGCTGGGGGTTAGATCCATCTGCTGCATTTTCTGCAAGAGTTGAGGCAATGATTTAAGCTTAAAGGCTCTTATCACGATAGAAGTCAAGGTAAAATGATTAGTGACATCTCACCATTTGTTCCAGCAGCTTGCTGGGTTCCCTCTTGACTACCAGCTTCTCTTTTAATATCAGCCCCGTCATCTCTATCATTATCATTTCTATCACCATCATCACCCTGGTTCTCTTCTTGAAACTCAGATAGATCGATGTCACCAGACTCCACACTGCAAGGggcaaaaaagtaaaaataaaaaaatgcagttagcacaaaaaataaagctcaaaataaaaattagaaaagggTATTTGTCCTACCTTATTATGGATGTTTTCAGCAGCTTCACTGCTAAGTTAACATGTTGAGGTTGCACCTGTTAAAAAGACATATTTAGACCATGGAAGAAAAATGTACCAAGTTAAATACATTAATAAGAAGCCTCCCCAAAATCACCTGATTTTCCAAATGACATCGTGCAATGGCTTCAGACAGCCTGATTAATGCCTCCAACTGCCTAACTGTCATACGATATGCAACCCTACTCCCAGGATTTGTATCACCTCTGCGGAGAGCCACATAAGAGTCTACTAGTATTTTTTTGGCCTCTGCCGTAAGCTGCATTAATCAGGCTTAATAAGTAAGAATCATAAGGAAAAAATTATCTTGATTCAGGAAAGCATCTACAAAAGACATCAGACCTTTGGTTTGAGAGTTTTTGCATAAGCTATATAACGCTTCAGTTGCGCTGTGGTGAAAGTCGGAGTAAGAGCCTCTTCACGCTTTTGATGAACTCTCACAATATGATGAGCTATGTGGTAATCTGTCTGATCGTCTGGATCATCAATCATAACATATACAAGATCAAACCTCGAGAGTATAGCAGGTGGAAGAGCCACATTGTactgaaaaagataaatcaaaGCAATTAGGCTACGTTGTAAGGCAGATGAGTGCAACAATGATCCATGCATTTCGTAAATAATTGGCAATCACCTTAAGTGGTTTAGACTTGTCATAGCGTCCCCCAGCAGGGTTGGCAGCGGCAAGAATAGAAGTGCGGGCATTAAGTGTTGCTTGAATTCCTGCTTTTGTGATACTAATTGTTTGCTGTTCCATGGCCTCATGAATTGCAACCTTCAAACCAACCAAATGAGATAATTTCCAATCCATGACCATGCAATGCCAACTCAAAAGAACGTGGCTAAGGTCTTACCTGATCCCTGATCTCCATCTTGTCAAATTCATCAATGCAGCAAATGCCATTGTCTGCAAGCATCAATGCACCAGCCTGAAAAGAAGTTTTCACGTATATTAGGAGAAAAACATAACAATCAATTATATTGATTAATGCATCACCAGAACATATCAAGAAAATAGCCTCCACATCTTGGTTCTTTCATGGCTAACTTGAGCATTGCCTCTCAGCCATGTTGCATGTATAGCAATCATGCTACACTTTATGCAGGTGGCTCAATGTAAAATCCTCTGTGACTATGCATACAATTTGGCATGCCTAGAATTCCCAATCCAAGATAGGTAGAAAAACTTTTCATGTGCCAGCACACATGACATGAGATATGAGAGGATGCACATTCTAACTATGTACTTTCTGAGTGTGTATGAaacatttttttccattttaaatGTACTTATAACATGCCACTCAAACACAAATTACAACAAACAGTACAGGTTTCAAATAGTTGTGAACTTAAAAATATCTCCCGGAGAAGCCCTGTTGACCTCATTTGAGACCATAATTACTTTCTAAACCCAGAAGCATAAAATAGTTATGTCATTTACCTCAATACAAAACTCCCCAGTTTCTGGTTCCTTAGCAACTGTTGCAGTCAATCCAGCAGCAGATGATGATTTCCCAGATGTATAAACAGATCTTGGAACTATGCCTGAAGTATACCTAAGATAATAAACAAGCATATACAAGTCATTCAATCTGCATAAAATAGTATAAAAGAATAggcaaaaagggaaaaagaaagtacTTGAGAAATTGACTCTTTGCACAGCTGGGATCCCCAACAATGCAAACATTTATATCTCCTCTGAGGTTGATGCCTTCATGAGTTAATTTGTGGACACCGCCCATAAGCATAAGAAGGATTGCTCTCTTTATGTCTTGATGACCAAAAACAGTTGGAGCAACGCTGTTAACAAGTTTCTTGAAGAAATCTGGAATATTCCTCATTCGTTGTATTTCATCCAGCTCCTGTGTCTGTAAAACCACAAACCAAATACTTTATTGTTTTTTCCAGATATTAAACGATGAAAAAACTAGTCCTTGAAATGAGCATCCAATGTGCGTCATAATGGAGATAATTGTTCTATGCATTGGAGAGAAGGATATCGCCAGATGGCATGATCATGAAAGACAACTTTTAAAATGGCAAGAGATAGTGCCCTTAGTTTCTTTCttcatcttaaaaaaaaatggtattttaaaaattaaaacaaacccAAAACTTGTGTGTGTTTCTCCATGCATTTTGCATACAAATGGTTGTCTTCAATTTTGAGTGGCCTATTCCATATTTTGCCTCCCCAGGTCAGAGTTGAAAGAAACTTTCAAATTAAACACAAAGGGTGTCATACAAGGTATAACATGGAGATACTAATGGTTTGCTTTATTGTACCAAAACCGTTACAATATATGCAAAATCAAATCTAAACCAGATGGTGATATAACAGCAACGATAATGCACATAGATAAAGAGAATGCTGAACTAACAGTAAACTgcatatcatcatcatcagagtCCTTCTTTCTATTTCGGATGTCTACATCTCTTCTACCATCGCAAATCTGAAATAAACCATTTAGAAGAAGCATCAACAATCAGAATAAATGAAAACCTAAGAGTTGCGATTAACAAGCCACACCAAACTAACCTGAACGGAGTTGGCAATAAAGGCCAGGCGATAAGAGAGGTCTCTGACTCCAAGGGCCCTAAGGCCCCTAACACCTTCATTTCCAGCTGCAGGACCCTTGCGTTGAGAACCTTCCCGGCGGCATTCTGATCTCTCTCCAGGGGATGCCAATGCCAAAAGGTCAGGAATAACAATTACAGTTCCTGTGAAAATCACCCTGAAAGAGAACAGAATATGATTATATCGAATTCCAACTTTGAGTTTTTACCACAATATGGCTAGTCAAAACAAGTGTTGGGAAATATAAGGCTCACGTGTCACCAGCCCTGGCCTGTTCCACAATCTCGTGACGAAGAATAACATCCAAGGACCTAGGCAGCGACCCAGCAGGTATCTCTTTGGAAGTCTCTTGCATCCTGACCCGTTGCCAGTCAGCAAATTTGCTCTCTTGGCGCATCAGTAGCCATCTTGCTCGTTTGTTACAGGTTGGAATCGGGCAGATTGTGGGCTGCAGTGCCATTACATTAAAACAAGAACAGTCATATATAGATATCAAAATAAGCTGCAGACAAAATGGCATTTATAATGTATCAATAGTAAAAGGTAATAACTGTCGTTATTATCTATTAATCACCTCGGTATACTTGAATTCTTGTTCCACATTTTTTATAACCCCACCACACTCTAAGCACTTGAATGTTCCCTGGATAAGCTCAGGACGAACCTCACTTGTCCTGGTTACTACCCCAGTCACGGATACTAGTCTTCCAATTTCTGATGTAGCCAGTTCCCTCAATctgcagttgaatcaacaaGCTATATAACCAAAAATACTTGGAAGATAGAACTGAAGTACAAAgtaacataaatataaaaacaagGGAAATGATAGAGGGCCttctgaatttatttttttggatcaCTTTTAGCCATCAACCGAATTCTATTTAGCCAAGTAATTCAACAATATCCTTTAGTCCACACTTTTAAACCTTGATAGCTAATTGATGGCCATcaacaataaattttgatagCCCTCTAGCATTTTCTGCAActaaaaggttttttttttgagaagaaTATAGAAAATTAGAATGGGGAATTTACACACCGCTTAACGATTGGAAGGTTGTAGAAGGCAATATTGATGTCTTTGTTGGGGTTATCATCAGATATGAAGGTCGGCTTCAGTTCCATAACGAATCTCTTGCAAGCATTCTTCAGATAAGGCTCAAATCTAccaccaacaaaaaaaaaacaaataaaaaagaatctcAGTGCCCTAAAATCATACGAAAAAAATTAGGGCTCCaacaatttgaaaaaaagaggGGAAAAACCTCAAATATTCATCAGAGATAGCTTTCTGGAGAAGGTCACTGAAAGTGATGACGTGTTCGAAATCGATGAACATTGTGTTGGATTCGTTGGCCCTCATTACTTCTATCTCCGCCTCATAGTGGAGCTCGTTCCGGTTCCCGGACCTGAAGCTGATTTTCCAGTTTTACCCCCGCCAGAAACAAAAAGTTAGCATTACAACATCactgaaaatgaagaagaagaagaagaagaagaagaagaagaagaagaagagggtaCCTCTTGAGGAATTCGAGGAAAGCGTTCTCGACCCTAACGGCTTTCTCATCAACCAAAATCCCACCGTAAGcttccatttcttttcttcttcttttccggTTTCAGTGTTGTAGTGAATCTAGCGAAGGAGAAGCTTGTAACTTCGGCGCTGTTCTCAGTAATGCTGGAAATGGTAACCAATATGCACGTTCGCGCTGTTCTGTGGCGGGAAAATTAGAAGTGGGCCCAACGATTTCCCGCCAAAACCCCTTTCCTCTATAGGAGACGCTTTTGGCTCCCTTGTTGGGCTTTTCGGGTTTTGGAAAATCGTATTTCAAGTCTTGTCCGGCTTCTTTGGGCCGATAATGGGCCATTGAACACTACATGATTTTCGGCCTCTCTGTATGATTGTGCCACAATATTTCTTCTCTCTTATATTTCTTGAATGTTGTTAGGCTGGAATTGGTTATAATATAGGTATGAGatgaatttttataatatattttagtttattattaaacaaaatataaaaatactattttttatattttaattcgtTATATCTTATTCTCAGtctcttgttttattttattttcttgttttattttatttttagaattaaatgcaattttataattgttttgttttattttagactttatGGTGAAATCAATTGATCACTACTCTTTATTTCATGTTCAGGGTATTTGTTATAAGACTCTtgcaaatcaatttatttagctTTTTCGAATGTGTGAATTGACTCTCAATTTAACCTTTTTGTATTAGTGATTGTTAACTAGATTAATACACATTCAAAAAAGTTTAGGATCTAGGATTATATGGTATAAAGAattcatttttcaaaaggtGTTCAGAGAAAGCATTTGTCCACACACTACAATAAACCAATACATTTAGACATAATTTTTGTTCATAAACATGTAAGATTGTTAACAATAGTTgggttaaaaaaatttagatatagaaataaaatgaatgatatattttaatattttaattttttgtatttttaaaaattgtgggATGTACGTAAATTGGATTTTTTGACTTGtgtttaaaagatttaaaaaatttggagtacacaaattaaatttgtgtactctaaattttttaatttttaaacatcAAAAAATCGAACGATCCAATTTTAGTTTCTGATATTACAACTGTATAAAATATCTATACACTTTATAACTATGTTCtatactatttttctttttatatttaagttAAAGAGTATAATATTTATgttcatataatattattttaaaacggTCTAATTTTTCCTTTGTCACCATAGATAAAAACTTGCATAGATTTGATGTGATTATTACCACATATATGGTCTCTGTTTCCTGtagattttcttattttctctctctctttctttccgGCTTAGTAAAAACCTTTTTTCATTAAGGACAATAATGATGCTATGTACATTTTTAGTCTCTACTCCCCTAGCATGTTACTATCATACCCGAATTATGGGATTACTAATCACCACAttgcactatatatatatagggtttttttataataaaataaaaaaattattatttctcaTTTCGGACTTCAAATTTCGAAATacgtttttttcttttgaatttcaaCTGAGTTTGCCGCATTTCTGGCAAaccttattatttttaaaaattttgctaTACTCTCAGCGAATTCTATATTTTTACAGAATATCTTCCGGCGAACTTTATTGTAGTcgttctaattttattttagtaattaattttagtatataaataatattttttatcatttatttgtTATCATTAAAGTGTTAAACAAAAGTTAAatctataataaattaatatctaatttattagactaaaaaatactgcaaaacaccaaaaaatgaGAATTTGCTAGCCAACATTGTAGTCTTTTAAATGGAAGAAAATCTTCAATATACAAAGGAATTTGGTTATtgcataaataattaaatacttaaATATAGCGCAACAAATGAAAAAGTAATGTAAACTTTATTATTAGGTGCACCCTAGATAAATGCCTGCACTACCTAAGATAACATCCGAAAAAGCTTAGGCAAATGAAGCTTCAGCATTTAATAGATACTAATTGTGGATCAACGTAATTAAATGCAAGATATATAGAGAGTGATGTCCATATTGTCAACTATCTGGTCCATGGCATATAATTCTTTGAGCGAGGACGAGGATATTTGCTCATCATTAATAAGAAAATTTGTATCAAGTTAGTCTTATCTCATCCCATCATCATTCTTCCTTATTAGATAAGGATCAACTTTTGCATAGATTaaaataaggataaaattagttttgatctagaaaaaatatatccaacttgctttgattttttggaaaaattcaGCATTTTAATTTAACTTCTCAAAAATATACATGTGATTtaagttattaaattaattttgttaccCTGAAATATCACATAATATACTTAAAAGGTAATACGTGGCTTTTTATCTTATACACCAGTagttatcaataaaatatcaaaaaaaatttaacaaaaagcCTAATTTAACTAATGTCTAGATATAATTTTCAGAGACAAAATTAAATGCAAAATCTTTAAGAGACCAATAATTAACTTATGCGTGTTTAAAGATCATTTTGAACATTAATcctttaaaatattaagaagTGTGTATAATATGTACATATTTTAAAAGCTATGGGAACTAAGATTGATATAAACTCACAGTTGAAAGAGTAAGTATAATTTTCTTCTTTCATATAAGTAAATATTTGAGTATAATTAGgatgttcatttttttttcagttaacattaatcaacttttttattttaaattttaaactgtatatcttaaatttatatcttgaattctttaaaaaaatataaaaaatacaataaagattaaaaaaaattgactaataatatttattatttaaaaattaattctataaTCTTTTCGTATAATGTTTAAAtgactattaaaatttatttttttttgtcatcagTCAAtcatcaatatttaaaagtatgtgATAAAATATGTTGTTAGATTATTAGACTAAAGAAACTAAATTGATAGTTAAgtgatgattaaaaataataaattctgataattcgttaatatttttttagaaaagtaCTAGGGGACTAacaaattttgtaatttgtaatcattaattaattataatagtatttttaatagtacGAGATTTTATTTActagtaaaaaattattcactttttttaCTGGTTAAATACtagtcaaattttaataaaagtgatGGCCTCTAGAGCAGATGCCACAATGCAGTAAAAGCCTCAGATGCAGATAGGGCAATGGAAACAACCTTTAACAGCATTGAAAGAATCTCTTAAGAGTTAAGACAACCACTCCGACAACGTTCATGGACACCAGCGCTGTGGTGCATATCCCTCCCGTGAGCGAGGACGTCATTTGTATTGTGCCCGCCGTCCCCATGCAACACATCTGCCATATCACCGTATTCACCGTAAACATCAACAAGTGTATTCTTCCACCTTTTTCAAACACTCTCTCGCTTTAGACCTGCACTGCTCTTCAATAGCAACAGTTACATGCCCTTTTGAATTGGAGAGactacttaaaaaaatattagaataccATCaggatttattattttgtgattatcaGTTAgtcaatatttaaaagtatataaaatatgttaaattactaaactaaaaaaattagattaaaaaattgaacgataaagtaataacaaaaaataataataatttctaatagctttctatcattttttgagaaaataatattaatttaatatttaattagtacgatgatataattttattaaatttgtaattaaatttttataattttttttaattggatctctatattatttttaattttataattaaattattttaaatataaaaacNNNNNNNNNNNNNNNNNNNNNNNNNNNNNNNNNNNNNNNNNNNNNNNNNNNNNNNNNNNNNNNNNNNNNNNNNNNNNNNNNNNNNNNNNNNNNNNNNNNNNNNNNNNNNNNNNNNNNNNNNNNNNNNNNNNNNNNNNNNNNNNNNNNNNNNNNNNNNNNNNNNNNNNNNNNNNNNNNNNNNNNNNNNNNNNNNNNNNNNNNNNNNNNNNNNNNNNNNNNNNNNNNNNNNNNNNNNNNNNNNNNNNNNNNNNNNNNNNNNNNNNNNNNNNNNNNNNNNNNNNNNNNNNNNNNNNNNNNNNNNNNNNNNNNNNNNNNNNNNNNNNNNNNNNNNNNNNNNNNNNNNNNNNNNNNNNNNNNNNNNNNNNNNNNNNNNNNNNNNNNNNNNNNNNNNNNNNNNNNNNNNNNNNNNNNNNNNNNNNNNNNNNNNNNNNNNNNNNNNNNNNNNNNNNNNNNNNNNNNNNNNNNNNNNNNNNNNNNNNNNNNNNNNNNNNNNNNNNNNNNNNNNNNNNNNNNNNNNNNNNNNNNNNNNNNNNNNNNNNNNNNNNNNNNNNNNNNNNNNNNNNgtttttaatattttttatttttgtcatgacaaaaataaaatatagtgaaacaaaaatattttttgatgaataaatatatataattgagcAACAAATATGTGACacatacaaaaattttattatttagcaaatttaattactaattttcATTGTTGAAGCTAGTCAAAAAGTAATTTTTCACCTTCATGGACATTCCTATTGATGCAAGAAGAGTGACGGCAACCTCCATGATGAGCTGCATATCCATAACCATATGGTAACAATAGACCCTTCTGTAAACAAGCTCTATTACAGGTAGGTACAGTGCAAACAACAAACCTGCAGCGATTGTGCAAAAGAATCCAATGAAGTACTTGtttctttctatctttattcCATTCTTAATAATCGAGAAACGctatatattaatttagttaaacttTACATGAATACCGTGCATTTGAGTTTTAATTTtctatcaacaaaaaaaaaataaaaaacgaagTCCTTGGAATTCGATGAGTGAGAGAAGGGATTGACAATAGGAATCATCTTGTTCTCTTTGTTCTTGTGCatggaagaaaaagataagtgGTGATGGTGGTGACTGTTGTTGGTACAAAGGCAGTAGAGATAGGAGAAGAAGCCCTAGATGCAGATGGCAGTAGAGCTAGCCTTAATAGCATTGAAAGAATCTATGAAGACCAGCACTTCACCGACACCATCCATATCCCTCCCGAGGACATCATGTATATCATTCCCGCCGTCCCTATGAAACACGTCTTTTTCATTTCTCAAACACCCTCTCGCTTCCGACCGCACTACTTCAATAATTATCAACAACAATTACATTTGCTTTTGAATTGGAGAGAgtacttagaaaaatattagagtacaatgagaatttattatttttgttcatcagtaattaatcataaatatttaaaagtacaTAAAACATGTTGTTAGATTATTAAactgaaaaaattaaattaaaacaaattagaaatattcataattaaaaacctAATTAGATATTTGaccacatatatataaaaaatattttattaattttaatatttttaacataaaaaaaactaattgcaaaattaaaaatagtctaataattcaattaaaaaaatatatatgtataaaagtttaattaaaaatttgataaaattacaaaaattaacttAATAATAAAGCTTAATTATACATACTAtgtctatatttattttagaaaataaatattaaaagatgaagaaagatacataaattatttttattctctttcataTATAATTGTATTAGTATGCATTCTAGCCTTTTGGGATAAAAACTTTTGAGAAAATAACTGGAATTAAAAAGTTTATATACATATTtgtgtttgataaaaaatttatggggttaatttttatatatagacaTCTTATTATgtattgttttaaaaattatgctatgaaactattattttaaaaataatttaattaaatgcaTGTACACAAATTTGGCAAAAG from Arachis duranensis cultivar V14167 chromosome 4, aradu.V14167.gnm2.J7QH, whole genome shotgun sequence encodes:
- the LOC107483687 gene encoding DNA replication licensing factor MCM6; protein product: MEAYGGILVDEKAVRVENAFLEFLKSFRSGNRNELHYEAEIEVMRANESNTMFIDFEHVITFSDLLQKAISDEYLRFEPYLKNACKRFVMELKPTFISDDNPNKDINIAFYNLPIVKRLRELATSEIGRLVSVTGVVTRTSEVRPELIQGTFKCLECGGVIKNVEQEFKYTEPTICPIPTCNKRARWLLMRQESKFADWQRVRMQETSKEIPAGSLPRSLDVILRHEIVEQARAGDTVIFTGTVIVIPDLLALASPGERSECRREGSQRKGPAAGNEGVRGLRALGVRDLSYRLAFIANSVQICDGRRDVDIRNRKKDSDDDDMQFTTQELDEIQRMRNIPDFFKKLVNSVAPTVFGHQDIKRAILLMLMGGVHKLTHEGINLRGDINVCIVGDPSCAKSQFLKYTSGIVPRSVYTSGKSSSAAGLTATVAKEPETGEFCIEAGALMLADNGICCIDEFDKMEIRDQVAIHEAMEQQTISITKAGIQATLNARTSILAAANPAGGRYDKSKPLKYNVALPPAILSRFDLVYVMIDDPDDQTDYHIAHHIVRVHQKREEALTPTFTTAQLKRYIAYAKTLKPKLTAEAKKILVDSYVALRRGDTNPGSRVAYRMTVRQLEALIRLSEAIARCHLENQVQPQHVNLAVKLLKTSIISVESGDIDLSEFQEENQGDDGDRNDNDRDDGADIKREAGSQEGTQQAAGTNENAADGSNPQPKKLIISDEYFQRVTRALIMHLRQHEETVLQQGTGLAGIRQRDLIQWYVDQQNEKNAYSSMEEVKAELSRLKAIIESLIRREGYLIVLDDGMQEAAEGAAPEHVSRNDRILAVAPNYYID